The following coding sequences are from one Saccharomyces eubayanus strain FM1318 chromosome VII, whole genome shotgun sequence window:
- the VRG4 gene encoding GDP-mannose transporter, translated as MSDLKTGHAGHNPLASVANSGPISILSYCGSSILMTVTNKFVVNLKDFNLNFVMLFVQSLVCTLTLMILRVLGYAKFRSFNKTDAKNWLPISFLLVLMIYTSSKALQYLAVPIYTIFKNLTIILIAYGEVLFFGGSVTSMELSSFLLMVLSSIVATWGDQQAVAAKAASLTDGTLGAVAAFNPGYFWMFTNCISSALFVLIMRKRIKLTNFKDFDTMFYNNVLALPILLLFSFCVEDWSSANLTNSLTNESVTAMIISGVASVGISYCSGWCVRVTSSTTYSMVGALNKLPIALSGLIFFDAPRNFLSIFSIFLGFLSGIIYAVAKQKKQQAQPLRK; from the coding sequence ATGTCTGATTTGAAAACTGGTCATGCTGGCCATAACCCATTGGCTTCAGTAGCTAATTCCGGCCCAATCTCCATTTTATCCTATTGTGGTTCGTCCATTTTGATGACCGTCACTAACAAATTCGTGGTCAACTTAAAAGACTTCAACCTGAACTTTGTTATGTTGTTTGTGCAATCTTTGGTTTGCACGTTGACCTTGATGATCCTACGTGTATTAGGGTATGCCAAGTTCCGTTCATTCAACAAAACAGACGCTAAAAATTGGCTTCCTATCTCCTTTTTGTTGGTCTTGATGATCTACACTTCCTCTAAGGCTTTGCAATACTTGGCCGTCCCCATTTACACcattttcaagaatttgACTATTATCTTGATTGCTTACGGTGAAGtcttattttttggtgGCTCCGTCACCTCAATGGAATTATCCtcatttttgttgatgGTTTTATCATCCATTGTCGCTACCTGGGGTGACCAACAAGCTGTGGCTGCCAAGGCTGCTTCATTGACTGATGGAACTCTTGGTGCTGTTGCCGCTTTCAACCCGGGTTATTTCTGGATGTTCACCAATTGTATCTCTTCTGCATTATTTGTTCTTATAATGAGAAAGAGAATTAAATTGACCAACTTCAAAGATTTCGACACCATGTTTTATAACAACGTCTTGGCTTTACCCATCCTACTATTATTTTCGTTCTGTGTGGAAGATTGGTCTTCTGCTAATTTGACCAACAGTCTAACTAACGAATCGGTAACTGCGATGATCATCAGTGGTGTAGCCTCCGTCGGGATCTCTTACTGTTCTGGTTGGTGTGTTCGTGTGACTTCATCCACTACCTACTCTATGGTCGGTGCTTTGAACAAGTTGCCAATTGCTTTATCTggtttgattttctttgatgcTCCAAGAAATTTCCTATCCATTTTCTCCATCTTCCTAGGTTTCTTATCAGGTATTATTTATGCTGTTgctaaacaaaagaaacaacaaGCCCAACCATTACGTAAATGA
- the SDT1 gene encoding nucleotidase codes for MTVEYTNSDLATYQNEVNEQIAKNKAHLDSLTHPGSKATFSVDQDNSATLQDPDSKVFFFDIDNCLYKSSTRIHDLMQQSIVRFFQTHLKLAPEDAQVLNNTYYKQYGLAIRGLVMFHKVNALEYNRLVDDSLPLQDILEPDIPLRNMLLRLRQSGKIDKMWLFTNAYKNHALRCVRLLGIADLFDGLTYCDYSRTDTLVCKPHIKAFEKAMKESGLTNYENSWFIDDSGKNIETGIKLGMKQCVHLVENEVNEILGQTPEGAIVIKNILELPDVVPDLF; via the coding sequence ATGACTGTTGAATATACTAATTCAGATTTGGCCACGTACCAAAATGAAGTGAACGAACAAATTGCCAAAAATAAGGCACATCTCGATTCTTTAACCCATCCGGGTTCAAAAGCAACATTCTCCGTTGACCAAGACAATTCTGCCACATTGCAAGACCCGGACTCAAAggtgtttttctttgatattgataACTGCCTTTATAAATCATCTACCAGAATCCATGATCTCATGCAACAGTCTATAGTGAGATTCTTCCAAACACATTTGAAGCTAGCCCCTGAAGACGCTCAAGTATTGAACAACACCTACTACAAGCAATACGGTCTTGCCATCAGAGGACTTGTGATGTTCCATAAAGTGAACGCACTGGAATACAACCGTCTTGTGGACGATTCTTTACCCTTAcaagatattttggaaCCTGACATACCTTTGAGAAACATGTTATTGAGGTTAAGGCAATCCGGCAAAATTGATAAAATGTGGCTTTTCACCAATGCATATAAAAACCATGCTCTAAGATGTGTGAGATTACTGGGTATAGCGGATCTATTTGACGGATTAACATATTGTGATTATTCTAGGACGGATACGTTAGTCTGTAAGCCCCATATTAAGGCGTTTGAAAAGGCCATGAAAGAAAGTGGGTTGACGAATTACGAGAATTCTTGGTTTATCGATGATAGTGGGAAAAACATCGAGACCGGCATTAAATTGGGAATGAAACAATGCGTACATTTAgtggaaaatgaagttaATGAAATTCTAGGACAAACACCAGAAGGCGCCATAGTCATTAAGAATATATTGGAGTTACCGGATGTTGTACCCGACCTATTTTAA
- the COG1 gene encoding Golgi transport complex subunit COG1, giving the protein MDEVVPLFRDCHIAQIKDYQLELQSDLVKTNEIFQKNLLKNYNKILNLTDAVNDLSLDLKSIDQDFKSLCFNDEKFQLNKLPPLPHHQTTTHITPVGTEDTASIVPQNILVISNWTISISNFCNRISTSTTPSRIFDDLLLNFHELSLTSVPATFETLIKNKCYQLQKFLVDSMETLNFTLLQWVKLYNLLNTDFTSKWDADILSAFNESLFETLFNENVQALLNSGAKNKKHQYYYSNEQNNDPIVTGFVNSSIFKDHLIRRTVKEINTHLGTLSTLIAKFKESDSYRRLDIFHDDNKDHDDNIESALDEATLKQYIETAISYSKGLTNDETLEIYETVQPTIEILQNLETYKCPQETLVELRTKLITQLQDFKTQIEASLPSSSLARPATIVDDFMTHYNNQNLLRLVTGQINQLTR; this is encoded by the coding sequence ATGGACGAAGTAGTACCGTTGTTTCGTGACTGTCATATTGCGCAGATTAAGGATTACCAGCTGGAGTTACAAAGCGATTTAGTTAAAACaaatgaaattttccagAAGAATTTATTAAAGAACTACAACAAAATTTTAAACTTGACCGATGCTGTCAATGACTTATCCCTTGACTTGAAGTCGATCGACCAAGATTTCAAGTCTCTGTGCTTCAATGATGAGAAATTtcaattgaacaaattaCCTCCACTACCGCACCATCAGACCACAACTCATATAACGCCTGTTGGTACCGAAGATACAGCCTCCATTGTACCTCAAAACATACTGGTAATTTCAAATTGGACCATTTCAATTAGCAATTTTTGCAACCGTATCTCTACCTCCACCACACCTTCTCGCATATTCGACGATTTATTGTTGAATTTTCATGAATTATCCCTAACATCAGTTCCCGCTACATTTGAAACTTTGATCAAGAACAAATGCTACCAGTTACAAAAATTCTTGGTGGACTCTATGGAGACATTGAATTTTACTCTATTACAGTGGGTAAAACTTTATAATCTACTAAACACCGACTTCACTTCAAAGTGGGATGCCGACATACTCTCTGCATTCAACGAGTCATTATTTGAAACTCTATTTAACGAAAATGTCCAAGCTTTGTTGAATTCCGGGGCTAAGAATAAGAAACATCAGTATTACTATTCCAATGAACAGAATAACGATCCAATTGTCACAGGATTTGTAAATTCATCCATCTTTAAAGATCATCTAATTCGCAGAACGGTGAAGGAGATCAATACGCATTTAGGTACGCTGTCTACCCTAATAGCTAAGTTCAAGGAATCGGATTCTTACCGTAGACTGGATATATTTCACGATGACAATAAAGACCATGATGATAACATTGAATCTGCGCTTGATGAGGCTACGCTGAAACAATACATCGAAACAGCAATATCTTACTCAAAGGGCCTAACTAATGACGAGACATTGGAGATTTACGAAACTGTGCAGCCTACAATTGAAATTCTGCAAAATCTAGAAACGTATAAATGTCCGCAGGAAACATTGGTAGAGCTGAGAACGAAACTAATTACCCAGCTACAAGATTTTAAAACACAAATCGAGGCCTCTTTACCGTCGTCGTCGTTAGCCAGACCAGCAACTATTGTGGATGATTTTATGACTCACTACAACAACCAAAACCTCCTACGATTAGTCACTGGCCAAATTAATCAATTAACGCGATAA
- the EDC1 gene encoding Edc1p: protein MSTDTMYFNSSRLLPSAGKNKTNNLIKHKSRKSRAGENTAKNINNNSFPTDIPPPQTLPNGEKPNFGHSSNKKPSSRPKKHTSSFPSSSSSSSSSSSSSSSSSPSSTSSLGKKNRQYNTDGPRQNNGDETRLLSQNLKNMLLNPIQTPHRPQGIIPMNCSGSAKKFSHSYAGSTFATNGPREAKSLPKPSFL from the coding sequence ATGTCGACGGATACCATGTATTTCAACAGCTCCAGGCTGTTGCCATCGGCTGGCAAAAACAAGACAAACAATCTTATCAAACATAAATCCAGAAAGAGTCGTGCGGGTGAAAATACTGCTAAGAACATCAACAATAACAGTTTCCCTACAGATATACCTCCTCCTCAGACCCTACCCAACGGTGAAAAGCCCAACTTCGGCCATTCTTCCAACAAGAAGCCGTCATCTCGCCCGAAGAAACACACATCCTCCTTcccttcctcttcctcttcctcctcctcctcttcctcttcctcttcctcttcctcaCCTTCTTCAACCTCTTCTCTTGGTAAGAAGAACAGACAGTACAACACTGATGGTCCACGACAGAACAACGGGGACGAGACCCGTTTGCTCAGccagaatttgaagaacatGCTTCTGAACCCAATCCAAACCCCGCATCGCCCTCAGGGGATAATACCAATGAATTGCAGCGGCAGTGCAAAGAAATTCAGCCACTCATATGCCGGCTCCACTTTTGCCACCAACGGCCCAAGGGAAGCCAAAAGCTTGCCCAAACCAAGCTTCTTATGA
- the NIF3 gene encoding uncharacterized protein, whose protein sequence is MSRAITRAQLDKVVRSITKFYPQKYADKSWDNTGLLIDCSTAQATGANANSKAKILLTVDLTKSVAQEAMDTDCNVIIAYHPFIFPSWNRLNPLTNPQHETAIKLIQNGISVYCPHTAVDAARGGVNDWLVKGLNGGEDVSKSYALETVSGENDDLVGYGRFVEFNKDVSLKQVIENVKRALRIPYVQVASAATPSAWGRIMIKKAAVCAGSGSGVFKELREDVDLYYTGEMSHHEVLKLKEMGKTVIVCNHSNTERGFLQDVMQGLLQDDGHNVVVSEHDHDPLTVV, encoded by the coding sequence ATGAGCAGAGCCATTACTAGAGCCCAATTGGATAAGGTCGTGCGTAGCATCACCAAGTTCTATCCTCAAAAGTACGCAGACAAGAGCTGGGATAACACCGGTCTTCTCATCGACTGTTCTACTGCACAAGCCACCGGTGCCAATGCAAACTCCAAGGCGAAGATCCTCCTGACTGTGGACCTTACCAAGTCAGTGGCCCAAGAAGCTATGGATACTGACTGCAACGTGATCATTGCCTATCACCCCTTCATTTTCCCCAGTTGGAACAGGCTGAACCCACTTACAAATCCACAGCACGAAACTGCCATCAAGCTGATTCAAAACGGTATATCCGTATACTGTCCTCACACCGCTGTCGATGCAGCCCGTGGTGGTGTTAATGACTGGTTAGTCAAGGGTCTAAACGGCGGAGAGGACGTCTCCAAGTCTTATGCCTTGGAAACCGTAAGCGGCGAAAACGACGACTTGGTCGGCTACGGTAGATTCGTAGAGTTCAATAAAGATGTTTCGTTGAAGCAGGTCATCGAGAATGTCAAACGTGCCTTGCGGATTCCTTACGTACAAGTGGCATCTGCTGCCACGCCCTCCGCATGGGGCCGTATTATGATCAAGAAAGCTGCCGTTTGCGCCGGGAGCGGTTCTGGTGTGTTCAAGGAACTGAGGGAGGACGTGGATCTCTACTACACAGGTGAGATGTCTCACCACGAAGTGCTGaagttgaaagaaatggGCAAAACCGTTATTGTCTGCAACCACTCCAACACTGAGCGTGGATTCCTACAAGACGTCATGCAGGGATTGCTGCAGGATGACGGCCACAATGTGGTCGTCAGCGAGCACGACCATGACCCCTTGACTGTTGTATAA
- the MDM34 gene encoding ERMES complex subunit MDM34, with translation MSFRFNEEVFGDNSFNERIQEKLSTALNSPSKKKLDILKSGITVQKVNFPTTPQLEILDLDIITQPRSLAKGICKISCKDAMLQIQTVIESNLLLINEQDTPSFTTPRLINNGSFTIPITMTFSAIELEAITNIFVKNPGIGISFNDVDLDFKFDCSIKILQSTIERRLKESMHVVFKDVLPSLIFNTSQNWFTSHGEGTNTVPSKKDHHHQQTTMSRRVILDGSDFQELSPINMLRLSSIVSSRSTLSLHSTVMNSLSAIPGCLERQNLYRFISRMPSLNNYYSSPSSSSPQASNVSPKQLVKPFYCAHNLLPKTVLDSGKYDLPTITKIQSRLFDRSNSNDDNTKPRRRKIKCKKTRSPPNPQPLTQEDRDVGDSTATIETVTPTPASTPVPVVAEQVPPYFKTTVSIRDKYVIPEKISLSSDTKKEPCKKKKPFYFVGLNSQDSRNNSKWGMEESPPPYD, from the coding sequence ATGTCATTCAGGTTTAACGAAGAGGTCTTCGGCGACAACTCGTTCAACGAACGAATACAGGAGAAACTTTCTACAGCGTTGAACTCGccatcaaagaagaagctggatattttgaaaagcgGGATAACGGTGCAGAAGGTGAACTTCCCCACAACACCACAGCTCGAGATTCTCGACCTGGACATCATTACGCAGCCCCGGTCACTGGCCAAGGGAATCTGCAAAATCTCATGCAAAGACGCAATGTTGCAGATACAGACGGTTATAGAGTCGAATCTTTTGCTCATCAACGAGCAGGACACTCCCAGCTTTACCACGCCGCGGCTGATCAACAATGGGTCGTTCACAATCCCTATAACGATGACGTTCAGCGCCATCGAACTGGAGGCCATCACGAATATTTTTGTCAAGAACCCTGGCATCGGGATCTCGTTCAACGATGTGGACCTGGATTTCAAGTTTGACTGCTCGATCAAAATTCTGCAAAGTACTATAGAGAGAAGGCTTAAGGAGTCCATGCACGTGGTGTTCAAGGACGTCCTGCCCTCCTTGATCTTTAATACGTCGCAGAATTGGTTCACCAGTCACGGCGAGGGGACCAACACCGTCCCCAGTAAGAAGGACCACCATCACCAGCAGACCACGATGTCGAGGCGCGTGATCTTGGACGGGTCGGATTTCCAAGAGCTCTCTCCAATAAACATGCTACGTCTTTCTAGCATTGTTTCGTCACGGTCTACTCTGTCGCTGCATTCCACGGTGATGAATTCTCTTTCTGCCATACCCGGGTGTCTGGAAAGACAAAACTTGTACCGCTTCATATCAAGGATGCCATCACTAAACAACTACTACTCTTCGccatcgtcgtcatcgcCCCAGGCATCGAATGTGTCGCCCAAACAGTTGGTGAAGCCGTTTTACTGTGCCCACAATCTACTACCCAAGACCGTTCTAGATTCTGGCAAGTATGACTTGCCCACGATAACAAAGATCCAGTCCCGACTTTTTGACCGGAGCAACAGCAACGACGACAACACcaaaccaagaagaagaaagatcaAGTGCAAGAAGACGCGGTCGCCYCCAAACCCACAACCATTGACACAAGAAGACCGAGATGTCGGCGACAGTACGGCCACCATCGAAACAGTAACCCCCACTCCAGCTTCAACGCCGGTACCCGTGGTTGCAGAACAAGTTCCGCCATACTTTAAAACCACAGTATCGATAAGGGATAAGTATGTCATACCAGAAAAGATATCGCTGAGTTCCGacaccaaaaaagaaccatgtaagaagaagaagccatTTTACTTCGTAGGGTTGAATTCGCAAGATTCGCGAAATAACTCGAAATGGGGCATGGAGGAAAGTCCCCCGCCATATGATTAA